From Synoicihabitans lomoniglobus, the proteins below share one genomic window:
- a CDS encoding HPr family phosphocarrier protein: protein MSDPNDAAAPNGPLSRELVVENKMGIHARPAAMIVRVTNKFKADVLVEKDDEQVNGKSIMGLMMLAAGKGSQVRFHVTGDDANAMLDELQELFARKFDET, encoded by the coding sequence ATGTCCGATCCTAACGACGCTGCTGCACCAAATGGCCCGCTCTCCCGAGAGCTGGTGGTAGAGAACAAAATGGGCATTCACGCGCGTCCCGCCGCGATGATTGTTCGCGTCACCAATAAGTTTAAGGCCGACGTGCTGGTCGAGAAGGATGACGAGCAGGTCAACGGCAAGAGCATCATGGGTCTCATGATGCTGGCCGCCGGCAAGGGCTCTCAGGTCCGCTTTCACGTCACCGGCGACGACGCCAACGCGATGCTCGACGAATTGCAGGAGCTTTTCGCCCGCAAGTTCGACGAGACCTGA
- the kdsB gene encoding 3-deoxy-manno-octulosonate cytidylyltransferase, which produces MPDNAIIVPCRLESTRFPRKLLHEVAGTPLILWVARRIAAEVPEFPLWFAVDDELLAAPLQAAGFQTLMTGAHHASGTDRLAEANQTVQAKRVINVQADEPLVTGAQIRKLAALISGDVPMATLATPFKRVVDFYNANQVKVVMRRDGRALYFSRSRMPFPRDLGLTIEDDWVESHPCRKHLGLYAYHADLLAKIATLPPGELEQIEKLEQLRVLENGYDIAVGLTDDPGLGIDTPADAEKFAAVLGG; this is translated from the coding sequence ATGCCTGATAACGCCATTATTGTTCCCTGTCGTCTGGAATCCACCCGCTTCCCGCGGAAGCTGCTGCACGAGGTGGCGGGAACACCGTTGATCCTATGGGTCGCCCGACGCATTGCAGCCGAGGTGCCGGAGTTTCCGTTGTGGTTTGCCGTCGATGATGAGTTGTTGGCGGCACCGTTGCAGGCGGCCGGTTTTCAGACGCTGATGACGGGAGCGCACCACGCCAGTGGCACCGATCGTTTGGCGGAGGCCAATCAAACCGTGCAGGCCAAGCGTGTAATCAATGTGCAGGCCGATGAGCCCTTGGTCACGGGGGCGCAAATCCGCAAATTGGCCGCCCTGATCAGCGGTGACGTGCCGATGGCCACCCTTGCCACACCGTTCAAGCGGGTGGTGGATTTTTACAACGCCAACCAAGTCAAGGTGGTCATGCGGCGGGATGGTCGGGCGTTGTATTTTTCGCGATCGCGCATGCCGTTCCCGCGGGATTTGGGTCTGACGATTGAAGACGACTGGGTGGAATCGCATCCCTGTCGCAAGCATCTGGGGCTCTATGCCTACCATGCCGATCTTTTGGCCAAAATCGCGACCCTGCCGCCGGGAGAGTTGGAGCAAATTGAGAAACTCGAACAACTCCGCGTGCTCGAAAATGGCTACGACATTGCGGTCGGGCTGACAGATGACCCGGGGCTCGGTATCGATACCCCGGCCGACGCGGAAAAATTTGCGGCGGTCCTGGGCGGTTAA
- the carA gene encoding glutamine-hydrolyzing carbamoyl-phosphate synthase small subunit has protein sequence MPTSKPAVLALEDGSVYHGLAFGADATVAGECVFNTSMTGYQEIITDPSYFGQVVTMTAVQIGNYGINLEDAEADRPMCSGFVVRELSPIASNWRSTIPLGEHLKQNGIPGISEIDTRALTKKLRVAGAMKCCISTLPISDEDAVAKARAWENIAGSDYVKDVTCDEPFIWGAEDAARFNAPYLPAGTTFGGQPAFEKRHRVAAFDFGAKHTIYRKLIRHGFDVQVFPANASPEMIREHAPDGLFLSNGPGDPAALNYVHRTVSALIPEMPTFGICLGHQMLTHALGGKTFKLKFGHRGGNQPVKNLETGRVSITAQNHGFATDPDSLEAGGAMVTEINLNDKTVEGLRHKELPIFSVQYHPEAAPGPNDADPLFNDFRGLIEQRQAGKI, from the coding sequence ATGCCTACATCCAAGCCTGCAGTCCTCGCCCTCGAAGATGGTTCGGTCTATCACGGCCTCGCCTTTGGCGCCGACGCCACCGTCGCCGGGGAGTGTGTCTTCAACACCTCCATGACGGGCTATCAGGAGATTATCACCGATCCGTCGTATTTCGGCCAAGTGGTCACCATGACCGCAGTGCAGATCGGCAACTACGGGATTAATCTGGAAGACGCCGAGGCCGACCGCCCGATGTGCAGCGGTTTTGTGGTCCGGGAACTCTCCCCCATCGCCTCCAATTGGCGCTCCACGATCCCCCTCGGCGAGCATCTCAAGCAAAATGGCATTCCCGGCATCAGCGAAATCGACACCCGTGCGCTCACCAAAAAACTGCGGGTGGCCGGTGCCATGAAGTGCTGCATCAGCACGCTGCCCATCAGCGACGAGGACGCCGTGGCCAAAGCCCGGGCGTGGGAAAATATCGCCGGCAGCGACTACGTGAAGGATGTCACGTGCGACGAACCATTCATCTGGGGGGCTGAAGATGCCGCCCGCTTCAACGCGCCCTACCTCCCGGCGGGAACGACCTTCGGCGGCCAGCCCGCGTTCGAAAAACGCCATCGCGTGGCCGCTTTCGACTTTGGCGCCAAACACACGATCTATCGCAAACTCATCCGTCACGGTTTCGATGTGCAGGTGTTCCCCGCCAACGCGTCACCAGAAATGATTCGTGAGCATGCGCCGGACGGACTTTTCCTGTCCAACGGTCCGGGTGATCCCGCCGCATTGAACTACGTGCACCGCACCGTTTCGGCTCTGATACCCGAGATGCCCACCTTTGGCATCTGCCTCGGTCACCAGATGCTCACCCACGCGCTGGGGGGCAAGACGTTCAAACTCAAATTCGGCCACCGCGGGGGCAATCAGCCGGTCAAAAACCTGGAGACCGGCCGCGTTTCGATCACCGCCCAGAATCACGGCTTTGCCACCGATCCCGACAGCCTGGAAGCCGGAGGCGCCATGGTGACCGAGATCAACTTGAACGACAAAACCGTCGAAGGCCTGCGCCATAAGGAACTGCCGATCTTCTCCGTGCAATATCACCCCGAAGCCGCACCCGGTCCCAACGACGCTGATCCGCTCTTCAACGATTTTCGGGGGCTGATCGAACAACGCCAGGCCGGAAAGATCTGA
- a CDS encoding response regulator, whose translation MIHFPLQSNYARSGVSALTVAMCGVGMIRSGDEWGLTLIIAALGAIVLLLLWRRPPSPAATPHPSEAESAQASQSQTEADFVAARLATIWERSPLAMTLLDPHSPDRDIIILDCNQAACELHGYTREELIGQSIDILEETPWTQWRDSWLSNLREKGRVEGQSSHRRKDGTIFPTEYFTCLVKVEDREVVIGMDHDVTDRRAAELAMKEARDEAEAANRAKSDFLAVMSHEIRTPMNGILGFTNLLHDTELNAEQRDWLSTIRSSGETLLTLINDVLDFSKIESGKMEMDLQPARITRCIEEVVGLLWSKANEKEIELLSWVDPAVPDWVTTDITRFRQVVLNLVGNAIKFTPRGEIEVHAKPHAPIRPGGRDCLAITVRDTGIGVPPDRRDRLFQPFMQADSSTTREYGGTGLGLAISRRLAELMDGSIELVASSAKGSTFELIVAAPACSPPPDAIEHEFLDESALDLTKKRALIVDDNETNCRILTSLLRRWNMETETFYSGDSALKRMENGPPFDIVLLDMMMPGMNGMEVAHHIRASAAAAELPLLLLSSVGHDELRRMGDIKIFDTILHKPVRQSGLFDAVLDAFAIEVDKNQRSAHPFDSGKRTFALDHPLDILVAEDNKVNRKLIHQVLSRLGYAPTLVENGRDCLDALRERPYDIILMDCQMPVIDGYEATGSIRRGEVGLDRSDVHVVALTAAAMVGDRERCIEAGMDDYLSKPIRSDELIKVLDGSTRRIS comes from the coding sequence ATGATCCATTTTCCTCTCCAGTCCAACTACGCCCGTAGCGGCGTCAGCGCGTTGACCGTCGCCATGTGTGGTGTCGGGATGATCCGTAGTGGAGACGAATGGGGACTGACTCTGATCATCGCCGCCTTGGGCGCGATCGTGCTCCTCCTGCTGTGGCGTCGCCCTCCGTCACCCGCAGCCACGCCCCACCCGTCCGAAGCGGAATCGGCCCAGGCTTCACAGTCTCAAACCGAAGCCGATTTTGTCGCCGCCCGTCTGGCGACGATCTGGGAACGCTCGCCGCTGGCGATGACCTTGCTCGATCCGCACAGTCCCGACCGCGACATTATCATTCTCGATTGCAATCAAGCGGCCTGCGAGCTCCACGGCTACACGCGGGAGGAACTCATCGGCCAATCGATCGACATCCTGGAGGAAACCCCGTGGACCCAGTGGCGCGACAGCTGGCTCTCCAATCTGCGCGAAAAAGGCCGGGTCGAGGGCCAAAGCAGCCATCGGCGCAAAGACGGCACCATTTTCCCGACCGAGTATTTCACCTGCTTGGTCAAGGTCGAAGACCGGGAAGTCGTGATCGGCATGGACCACGACGTCACCGATCGTCGAGCCGCCGAACTGGCGATGAAGGAAGCCAGGGACGAAGCCGAGGCGGCCAATCGCGCCAAAAGCGATTTTCTCGCGGTCATGAGCCACGAGATTCGCACCCCCATGAACGGTATTCTCGGGTTCACCAACCTGCTGCACGACACCGAACTCAATGCCGAACAACGCGACTGGTTGAGCACCATTCGCTCGTCCGGTGAAACGCTGCTCACGCTGATCAATGACGTGCTGGATTTCTCGAAAATCGAGTCCGGGAAAATGGAAATGGACCTCCAGCCCGCTCGCATCACGCGCTGCATCGAGGAAGTCGTCGGCCTCCTATGGAGCAAAGCCAACGAAAAGGAAATCGAGCTCCTCTCGTGGGTCGATCCGGCGGTGCCGGACTGGGTCACCACCGACATCACTCGGTTTCGCCAGGTCGTGCTCAATCTCGTGGGCAACGCCATTAAATTCACGCCTCGCGGAGAGATCGAGGTCCACGCCAAACCGCATGCCCCCATCCGGCCGGGCGGCCGCGACTGCCTCGCCATCACCGTGCGCGATACCGGCATTGGCGTGCCCCCGGATCGCCGGGACCGCCTGTTCCAACCGTTCATGCAGGCTGATTCCTCCACCACCCGGGAATATGGTGGCACCGGCCTCGGACTCGCCATCTCGCGTCGCTTGGCCGAGCTCATGGATGGCAGCATCGAACTGGTGGCATCGTCCGCGAAGGGCTCCACCTTTGAACTGATCGTCGCCGCGCCGGCCTGCTCTCCGCCGCCCGACGCGATCGAACATGAATTTCTCGACGAGAGTGCCTTGGACCTGACCAAGAAACGGGCCCTCATCGTCGATGACAACGAGACCAACTGTCGCATTCTCACCAGTCTGCTCCGGCGGTGGAACATGGAGACCGAAACCTTCTATTCGGGTGACAGCGCCCTGAAACGCATGGAAAACGGCCCCCCGTTCGACATTGTCCTGCTCGACATGATGATGCCGGGGATGAACGGCATGGAGGTCGCCCACCACATCCGAGCGTCGGCCGCGGCCGCGGAACTCCCCCTCCTCCTGCTTTCGTCCGTCGGCCACGACGAATTGCGGCGCATGGGTGATATCAAAATTTTCGACACCATTTTGCACAAACCGGTGCGACAGTCCGGCCTGTTCGACGCCGTGCTGGATGCCTTCGCCATCGAGGTCGACAAGAACCAGCGCTCGGCCCATCCATTCGACTCAGGCAAACGCACGTTCGCGCTCGATCACCCGTTGGATATTCTGGTGGCCGAAGACAACAAGGTGAACCGCAAGTTGATTCATCAGGTGCTGTCCCGGCTCGGCTATGCGCCCACGCTCGTGGAAAATGGTCGCGACTGCCTCGATGCGCTCCGCGAGAGACCTTACGACATCATCCTCATGGACTGCCAGATGCCCGTCATCGACGGTTACGAAGCCACCGGCAGTATTCGCCGGGGCGAAGTGGGGCTGGATCGCAGCGATGTTCATGTCGTCGCCCTCACGGCCGCCGCGATGGTCGGAGACCGCGAACGCTGCATCGAGGCCGGGATGGACGACTACCTGTCCAAACCGATTCGCTCGGATGAATTGATCAAGGTCTTGGACGGCAGCACCCGGCGAATCTCCTGA
- a CDS encoding KamA family radical SAM protein translates to MGFTEDRSTWFEGQGLWQHVPAEQWQDWTWQLKNRITSLEDLERFMTLTPEERRGVAFAGKKLSLAITPYFFNLIDRTDPNCPIRKQLIPREGEMLVSPGEQLDSLGEDEHSPVPGIVHRYPDRVLFLVTDRCAAYCRYCTRSRLVSNAQDYNFHPEYEQGLRYIEAHPEVRDVLLSGGDPLLLSDRKLEHLLARLREIPHVEFIRIGSRIPVFLPQRITPKLCEIFKRYGPIWMSIHVNHPKEATAELRDACERLSFAGVPLGNQSVLLSGVNDDAEVMKALVHRLLRMRVRPYYIYQMDLITGGAHFKVDVRKGIEIVRSLRGHTTGYAVPQYVIDAPGGGGKVPINPDYIEKITDDEIVFRNYEGNVHRYPLRVEAGKVPALDPMSVIDGS, encoded by the coding sequence ATGGGATTTACTGAAGATCGTTCGACTTGGTTTGAAGGGCAGGGGCTGTGGCAACACGTGCCCGCCGAACAGTGGCAGGATTGGACCTGGCAGCTGAAAAACCGTATCACCTCGCTGGAAGATTTGGAGCGGTTCATGACGCTTACGCCCGAGGAGCGCCGCGGAGTCGCGTTTGCGGGTAAAAAGCTGTCTCTCGCGATCACGCCGTATTTTTTCAATCTGATCGATCGCACGGACCCGAATTGCCCGATCCGCAAGCAACTCATTCCCCGGGAGGGCGAGATGCTGGTATCGCCGGGCGAGCAATTGGATTCTCTGGGGGAGGACGAACACTCTCCAGTGCCGGGAATCGTGCATCGTTATCCGGACCGCGTGTTGTTTTTGGTCACGGATCGGTGCGCTGCCTACTGCCGCTACTGCACGCGCAGTCGGCTGGTTTCCAATGCGCAGGACTACAATTTCCATCCCGAATACGAGCAGGGGCTCCGCTACATCGAGGCGCATCCGGAAGTGCGCGACGTGCTGCTGTCCGGGGGTGACCCATTGTTGTTGTCGGACCGCAAGCTGGAGCACTTGTTGGCCCGCCTGCGGGAGATCCCGCATGTTGAGTTTATTCGCATCGGCTCACGCATCCCGGTGTTTTTGCCCCAACGCATCACGCCCAAGCTCTGCGAGATTTTCAAACGCTACGGCCCGATCTGGATGAGCATCCATGTCAACCACCCGAAGGAAGCCACGGCTGAGTTACGCGATGCGTGTGAGCGGCTCTCATTTGCAGGGGTGCCGCTGGGGAATCAAAGCGTGCTGCTCAGCGGCGTGAACGACGATGCCGAAGTCATGAAGGCACTGGTGCACCGGTTGCTTCGCATGCGGGTGCGGCCTTACTACATTTATCAGATGGATCTGATCACGGGAGGCGCTCATTTCAAAGTCGATGTGCGCAAGGGCATCGAAATCGTGCGTTCGCTGCGTGGGCACACCACCGGTTATGCAGTGCCGCAATACGTGATCGATGCACCGGGTGGGGGCGGAAAAGTGCCGATCAATCCCGACTACATCGAAAAAATCACGGACGACGAAATCGTCTTTCGAAACTACGAGGGCAACGTGCACCGTTATCCGTTGCGGGTGGAGGCCGGCAAGGTTCCGGCCCTCGATCCGATGAGCGTTATCGACGGTTCCTGA
- a CDS encoding ArsR/SmtB family transcription factor translates to MNGTWDILKLLSDPTRVRLLSLLRIEELSVSELEEILGMAQSRISSQLAQLRGSELVQDRREGKKAFYTVHPRLAAPVQHLLAAACEAVAPQPELVEDQSNLQRVLHKRRAHQEQYFNLIAGKLGKNYCPGRSWESIGHLALRLAPKIEIADLGAGEGLISQLLARRAAKVWCIDNSPRMVEVGTELAKKNDLTNLTYKLGDIEKVPLANDSVDLAILSQALHHAQHPQVALDEAFRVVRPGGQLLLLDLKAHTFEKAHELYADVWLGFSENALHGYLRQAGFENVEITTVSREIEEPHFETLLASGTKPEQR, encoded by the coding sequence GTGAACGGCACTTGGGATATCCTAAAACTGCTTTCTGATCCCACCCGGGTGCGCCTGTTGTCGTTATTGCGGATCGAGGAGTTGTCGGTCAGCGAGCTCGAAGAAATTCTCGGCATGGCCCAATCGCGCATTTCGTCGCAGCTGGCGCAGCTGCGCGGGAGTGAATTGGTGCAGGATCGGCGCGAAGGGAAAAAAGCGTTCTATACCGTTCACCCGCGTCTCGCCGCTCCCGTGCAACACCTGCTCGCGGCGGCCTGCGAAGCCGTGGCCCCGCAACCGGAACTGGTGGAGGATCAATCCAACCTGCAGCGCGTGCTCCACAAACGCCGGGCGCATCAGGAGCAGTATTTCAATCTCATCGCCGGCAAGCTCGGTAAAAACTACTGCCCGGGCCGGTCGTGGGAATCCATCGGGCACCTCGCTTTGCGACTGGCGCCCAAAATCGAGATCGCCGACCTCGGTGCCGGTGAGGGCCTGATTTCGCAACTCCTCGCCCGGCGCGCCGCCAAAGTATGGTGCATCGACAACTCGCCACGCATGGTCGAAGTCGGCACGGAGCTGGCCAAAAAGAACGACTTGACGAACCTGACCTACAAGCTCGGCGACATTGAAAAAGTCCCGCTGGCGAACGATTCGGTTGATCTCGCGATTCTAAGTCAGGCGTTGCACCACGCTCAGCATCCCCAGGTCGCGCTCGACGAAGCCTTCCGCGTCGTGCGGCCCGGCGGGCAACTGCTGTTGCTGGATCTGAAGGCACACACCTTCGAGAAGGCGCACGAACTCTACGCCGACGTCTGGCTCGGCTTCAGCGAAAACGCGCTGCACGGCTACCTGCGGCAGGCGGGATTTGAGAACGTCGAAATCACCACCGTGAGTCGTGAGATCGAGGAGCCTCACTTTGAGACGCTGCTGGCCAGTGGCACCAAGCCCGAGCAACGCTAA